In Cervus elaphus chromosome 5, mCerEla1.1, whole genome shotgun sequence, the following proteins share a genomic window:
- the ZNF385C gene encoding zinc finger protein 385C isoform X3: MVPPGKKPAGEASNSNKKCKRYFNEHWKEEFTWLDFDYERKLMFCLECRQALVRNKHGRAENAFTVGTDNFQRHALLRHVTSGAHRQALAANRGQPSFEGQAEGGGACLGLATTPSSRGVKVEADPAKVAVLTTVYCMAKEEVPDDRCSALLELQRFNLCQALLGTEHGDYYSPRRVRDMQVAIASVLHTEARQRLKASPYVGLVLDETRDWSESHSLALFVTSVSPCDGQPATTFLGSVELQEGEATAGQLLDILQAFGVSASKLAWLSSSLPSDRLGSVCPQLRATCPLLTELHCLPGRTDPKPPAYLGEYESVLDALFRLHGGPSSHVVPELRAALDLAAIDLAGPRPVPWASLLPVVEAVAEAWPCLVPTLEASAPASPTTRALALALRQFTFVAFTHLLLDVLPSVQKLALVLQPEEPDLALLQPLVMAATASLHAQCSSGPASGAPSPLLASLALPARPLQPPLDFKHLLTFHFNGATPLNLFPNFSTMDPVQKAVISHTFGVPSPLKKKLFISCNICHLRFNSANQAEAHYKGHKHARKLKAVEAAKSKQRPQTLTQDETLASPTPTPAGGAPEELRSKAVPAAPPPDPEIQSPRSPEPTPREPVPSDLLDAVSSSSSSSCPPCSPEPGPEAPESEPAAAAVGSGVSGEGRGEKGRLYCATCKVTVNSASQLQAHNTGAKHRWMVEGQRGAPRRGRGRTVPRGGAGHKAKRVTGGRGGRQGPSPPFHCALCQLQVNSETQLKQHLSSRRHKDRLAGKPPKPSSQHSKLQKHAALAVNLLKSKLALQKQLTKTLAARFLPSPLPTAAAAICALPGPLALRPAPTAATTLFPAPILGPALFRTPAGAVRPATGPIVFAPY, translated from the exons ATGGTGCCCCCAGGGAAGAAACCAGCCGGAGAGGCTTCCAACTCCAACAAGAAGTGCAAGCGTTACTTCAACGAGCACTGGAAAGAGGAGTTCACCTGGCTGGACTTTGACTACGAGCGGAAGCTGATGTTCTGCCTCGAGTGCCGCCAGGCCCTGGTGCGGAACAAGCATGGCAGAGCGGAGAATGCCTTCACCGTGGGCACGGACAACTTCCAGCGCCACGCCCTGCTGCGCCACGTGACCTCGGGGGCCCACCGCCAGGCTCTGGCTGCCAACCGGGGCCAGCCCTCTTTTGAGGGCCAGGCTGAGGGCGGAGGGGCCTGCCTAGGCCTGGCCACCACCCCCAGCTCCAGGGGCGTCAAGGTGGAAGCAGACCCGGCTAAAGTGGCCGTGCTGACCACGGTGTACTGCATGGCCAAGGAGGAAGTGCCTGACGACCGCTGCTCTGCCCTGCTTGAGCTGCAGAGATTCAACCTGTGCCAGGCGCTGCTGGGCACGGAGCACGGTGATTACTACAGCCCCAGGAGGGTGAGGGACATGCAG GTGGCCATCGCCAGTGTCTTGCACACAGAGGCCCGTCAGCGCCTGAAGGCATCCCCGTATGTGGGCCTGGTGTTGGACGAGACCAGGGACTGGTCTGAGTCCCACAGTCTGGCCTTGTTTGTCACTTCGGTGTCCCCCTGCGATGGCCAGCCTGCCACCACCTTTCTGGGCAGTGTGGAGCTACAGGAAGGCGAGGCCACTGCTGGCCAACTCCTGGACATCCTGCAGGCTTTCGGCGTGTCTGCATCCAAGCTGGCCTGGCTCAGCTCAAGCCTCCCCAGTGACCGCCTGGGGAGCGTGTGCCCGCAGCTCCGGGCCACCTGCCCACTGCTCACGGAGCTACACTGCCTCCCTGGCCGGACAGACCCCAAACCCCCTGCCTACCTAGGTGAATATGAAAGCGTACTGGATGCCCTATTCCGCCTGCACGGCGGCCCCAGTTCTCACGTGGTCCCCGAACTCAGGGCGGCACTGGACCTTGCAGCTATTGACTTGGCAGGACCACGGCCAGTGCCCTGGGCCTCCCTGCTGCCAGTGGTGGAAGCTGTGGCTGAGGCTTGGCCTTGCCTGGTGCCCACCCTGGAGGCCTCTGCCCCAGCCTCGCCTACCACAAGGGCGCTGGCCCTCGCCCTTCGCCAGTTCACCTTCGTGGCCTTCACCCACCTCCTGCTGGATGTTCTGCCCTCCGTGCAGAAGCTGGCCCTTGTCCTGCAGCCAGAGGAGCCGGATTTGGCCTTGCTGCAGCCTCTGGTGATGGCAGCTACAGCCTCCCTCCACGCACAGTGCAGTTCAG GCCCGGCCTCCGGAGCCCCCAGCCCGCTGCTGGCCTCCCTGGCCCTGCCCGCCAGGCCTCTGCAGCCCCCGCTGGACTTCAAGCACTTGCTCACCTTCCACTTCAATGGCGCCACCCCGCTCAATCTCTTCCCCAACTTCAGCACG ATGGACCCGGTCCAGAAAGCTGTCATCAGCCACACATTTGGGGTCCCCTCTCCCCTGAAGAAGAAGCTCTTCATTTCCTGTAACATCTGTCACCTGAGATTCAACTCAGCG aacCAGGCCGAAGCACATTACAAAGGCCACAAACATGCCAGAAAACTCAAGGCTGTTGAAGCTGCCAAGAGCAAGCAGAGGCCTCAAACCCTGACCCAGGATGAGACGCTGGCGTCCCCCACCCCGACTCCAGCCGGTGGAGCCCCTGAAGAGCTGCGCAGCAAAG CAGTTCCTGCAGCCCCTCCTCCTGATCCCGAAATCCAGTCACCCCGGAGTCCAGAACCCACACCCAGGGAGCCGGTCCCCTCAGACCTCTTGGATgctgtctcctcttcctcctcttcgtCTTGCCCACCCTGCTCCCCAGAGCCTGGGCCAGAGGCCCCAGAGTCTGAACCGGCGGCAGCTGCTGTGGGAAGCGGTGTGAGTGGGGAAGGCAGGGGCGAGAAGGGGCGCCTCTACTGCGCCACATGTAAGGTGACCGTGAATTCCGCCTCCCAGCTTCAGGCTCACAACACAG GAGCCAAGCACCGGTGGATGGTGGAAGGTCAGCGGGGAGCTCCCCGCAGGGGCCGGGGCCGCACGGTGCCCCGGGGAGGAGCTGGACACAAGGCCAAGAGAGTGACAGGGGGCCGGGGGGGCCGGCAGGGGCCCAGCCCCCCATTCCACTGTGCTCTCTGTCAGCTCCAGGTCAACTCAGAGACCCAGCTCAAGCAG CACCTGAGCAGCAGGAGACACAAAGACCGTCTGGCTGGGAAGCCCCCCAAGCCCTCCAGCCAGCACAGCAAGCTGCAGAAGCACGCGGCACTGGCTGTGAATCTCCTCAAG
- the ZNF385C gene encoding zinc finger protein 385C isoform X2, protein MVPPGKKPAGEASNSNKKCKRYFNEHWKEEFTWLDFDYERKLMFCLECRQALVRNKHGRAENAFTVGTDNFQRHALLRHVTSGAHRQALAANRGQPSFEGQAEGGGACLGLATTPSSRGVKVEADPAKVAVLTTVYCMAKEEVPDDRCSALLELQRFNLCQALLGTEHGDYYSPRRVRDMQVAIASVLHTEARQRLKASPYVGLVLDETRDWSESHSLALFVTSVSPCDGQPATTFLGSVELQEGEATAGQLLDILQAFGVSASKLAWLSSSLPSDRLGSVCPQLRATCPLLTELHCLPGRTDPKPPAYLGEYESVLDALFRLHGGPSSHVVPELRAALDLAAIDLAGPRPVPWASLLPVVEAVAEAWPCLVPTLEASAPASPTTRALALALRQFTFVAFTHLLLDVLPSVQKLALVLQPEEPDLALLQPLVMAATASLHAQCSSAGPASGAPSPLLASLALPARPLQPPLDFKHLLTFHFNGATPLNLFPNFSTMDPVQKAVISHTFGVPSPLKKKLFISCNICHLRFNSANQAEAHYKGHKHARKLKAVEAAKSKQRPQTLTQDETLASPTPTPAGGAPEELRSKVPAAPPPDPEIQSPRSPEPTPREPVPSDLLDAVSSSSSSSCPPCSPEPGPEAPESEPAAAAVGSGVSGEGRGEKGRLYCATCKVTVNSASQLQAHNTGAKHRWMVEGQRGAPRRGRGRTVPRGGAGHKAKRVTGGRGGRQGPSPPFHCALCQLQVNSETQLKQHLSSRRHKDRLAGKPPKPSSQHSKLQKHAALAVNLLKSKLALQKQLTKTLAARFLPSPLPTAAAAICALPGPLALRPAPTAATTLFPAPILGPALFRTPAGAVRPATGPIVFAPY, encoded by the exons ATGGTGCCCCCAGGGAAGAAACCAGCCGGAGAGGCTTCCAACTCCAACAAGAAGTGCAAGCGTTACTTCAACGAGCACTGGAAAGAGGAGTTCACCTGGCTGGACTTTGACTACGAGCGGAAGCTGATGTTCTGCCTCGAGTGCCGCCAGGCCCTGGTGCGGAACAAGCATGGCAGAGCGGAGAATGCCTTCACCGTGGGCACGGACAACTTCCAGCGCCACGCCCTGCTGCGCCACGTGACCTCGGGGGCCCACCGCCAGGCTCTGGCTGCCAACCGGGGCCAGCCCTCTTTTGAGGGCCAGGCTGAGGGCGGAGGGGCCTGCCTAGGCCTGGCCACCACCCCCAGCTCCAGGGGCGTCAAGGTGGAAGCAGACCCGGCTAAAGTGGCCGTGCTGACCACGGTGTACTGCATGGCCAAGGAGGAAGTGCCTGACGACCGCTGCTCTGCCCTGCTTGAGCTGCAGAGATTCAACCTGTGCCAGGCGCTGCTGGGCACGGAGCACGGTGATTACTACAGCCCCAGGAGGGTGAGGGACATGCAG GTGGCCATCGCCAGTGTCTTGCACACAGAGGCCCGTCAGCGCCTGAAGGCATCCCCGTATGTGGGCCTGGTGTTGGACGAGACCAGGGACTGGTCTGAGTCCCACAGTCTGGCCTTGTTTGTCACTTCGGTGTCCCCCTGCGATGGCCAGCCTGCCACCACCTTTCTGGGCAGTGTGGAGCTACAGGAAGGCGAGGCCACTGCTGGCCAACTCCTGGACATCCTGCAGGCTTTCGGCGTGTCTGCATCCAAGCTGGCCTGGCTCAGCTCAAGCCTCCCCAGTGACCGCCTGGGGAGCGTGTGCCCGCAGCTCCGGGCCACCTGCCCACTGCTCACGGAGCTACACTGCCTCCCTGGCCGGACAGACCCCAAACCCCCTGCCTACCTAGGTGAATATGAAAGCGTACTGGATGCCCTATTCCGCCTGCACGGCGGCCCCAGTTCTCACGTGGTCCCCGAACTCAGGGCGGCACTGGACCTTGCAGCTATTGACTTGGCAGGACCACGGCCAGTGCCCTGGGCCTCCCTGCTGCCAGTGGTGGAAGCTGTGGCTGAGGCTTGGCCTTGCCTGGTGCCCACCCTGGAGGCCTCTGCCCCAGCCTCGCCTACCACAAGGGCGCTGGCCCTCGCCCTTCGCCAGTTCACCTTCGTGGCCTTCACCCACCTCCTGCTGGATGTTCTGCCCTCCGTGCAGAAGCTGGCCCTTGTCCTGCAGCCAGAGGAGCCGGATTTGGCCTTGCTGCAGCCTCTGGTGATGGCAGCTACAGCCTCCCTCCACGCACAGTGCAGTTCAG CAGGCCCGGCCTCCGGAGCCCCCAGCCCGCTGCTGGCCTCCCTGGCCCTGCCCGCCAGGCCTCTGCAGCCCCCGCTGGACTTCAAGCACTTGCTCACCTTCCACTTCAATGGCGCCACCCCGCTCAATCTCTTCCCCAACTTCAGCACG ATGGACCCGGTCCAGAAAGCTGTCATCAGCCACACATTTGGGGTCCCCTCTCCCCTGAAGAAGAAGCTCTTCATTTCCTGTAACATCTGTCACCTGAGATTCAACTCAGCG aacCAGGCCGAAGCACATTACAAAGGCCACAAACATGCCAGAAAACTCAAGGCTGTTGAAGCTGCCAAGAGCAAGCAGAGGCCTCAAACCCTGACCCAGGATGAGACGCTGGCGTCCCCCACCCCGACTCCAGCCGGTGGAGCCCCTGAAGAGCTGCGCAGCAAAG TTCCTGCAGCCCCTCCTCCTGATCCCGAAATCCAGTCACCCCGGAGTCCAGAACCCACACCCAGGGAGCCGGTCCCCTCAGACCTCTTGGATgctgtctcctcttcctcctcttcgtCTTGCCCACCCTGCTCCCCAGAGCCTGGGCCAGAGGCCCCAGAGTCTGAACCGGCGGCAGCTGCTGTGGGAAGCGGTGTGAGTGGGGAAGGCAGGGGCGAGAAGGGGCGCCTCTACTGCGCCACATGTAAGGTGACCGTGAATTCCGCCTCCCAGCTTCAGGCTCACAACACAG GAGCCAAGCACCGGTGGATGGTGGAAGGTCAGCGGGGAGCTCCCCGCAGGGGCCGGGGCCGCACGGTGCCCCGGGGAGGAGCTGGACACAAGGCCAAGAGAGTGACAGGGGGCCGGGGGGGCCGGCAGGGGCCCAGCCCCCCATTCCACTGTGCTCTCTGTCAGCTCCAGGTCAACTCAGAGACCCAGCTCAAGCAG CACCTGAGCAGCAGGAGACACAAAGACCGTCTGGCTGGGAAGCCCCCCAAGCCCTCCAGCCAGCACAGCAAGCTGCAGAAGCACGCGGCACTGGCTGTGAATCTCCTCAAG
- the ZNF385C gene encoding zinc finger protein 385C isoform X1, with the protein MVPPGKKPAGEASNSNKKCKRYFNEHWKEEFTWLDFDYERKLMFCLECRQALVRNKHGRAENAFTVGTDNFQRHALLRHVTSGAHRQALAANRGQPSFEGQAEGGGACLGLATTPSSRGVKVEADPAKVAVLTTVYCMAKEEVPDDRCSALLELQRFNLCQALLGTEHGDYYSPRRVRDMQVAIASVLHTEARQRLKASPYVGLVLDETRDWSESHSLALFVTSVSPCDGQPATTFLGSVELQEGEATAGQLLDILQAFGVSASKLAWLSSSLPSDRLGSVCPQLRATCPLLTELHCLPGRTDPKPPAYLGEYESVLDALFRLHGGPSSHVVPELRAALDLAAIDLAGPRPVPWASLLPVVEAVAEAWPCLVPTLEASAPASPTTRALALALRQFTFVAFTHLLLDVLPSVQKLALVLQPEEPDLALLQPLVMAATASLHAQCSSAGPASGAPSPLLASLALPARPLQPPLDFKHLLTFHFNGATPLNLFPNFSTMDPVQKAVISHTFGVPSPLKKKLFISCNICHLRFNSANQAEAHYKGHKHARKLKAVEAAKSKQRPQTLTQDETLASPTPTPAGGAPEELRSKAVPAAPPPDPEIQSPRSPEPTPREPVPSDLLDAVSSSSSSSCPPCSPEPGPEAPESEPAAAAVGSGVSGEGRGEKGRLYCATCKVTVNSASQLQAHNTGAKHRWMVEGQRGAPRRGRGRTVPRGGAGHKAKRVTGGRGGRQGPSPPFHCALCQLQVNSETQLKQHLSSRRHKDRLAGKPPKPSSQHSKLQKHAALAVNLLKSKLALQKQLTKTLAARFLPSPLPTAAAAICALPGPLALRPAPTAATTLFPAPILGPALFRTPAGAVRPATGPIVFAPY; encoded by the exons ATGGTGCCCCCAGGGAAGAAACCAGCCGGAGAGGCTTCCAACTCCAACAAGAAGTGCAAGCGTTACTTCAACGAGCACTGGAAAGAGGAGTTCACCTGGCTGGACTTTGACTACGAGCGGAAGCTGATGTTCTGCCTCGAGTGCCGCCAGGCCCTGGTGCGGAACAAGCATGGCAGAGCGGAGAATGCCTTCACCGTGGGCACGGACAACTTCCAGCGCCACGCCCTGCTGCGCCACGTGACCTCGGGGGCCCACCGCCAGGCTCTGGCTGCCAACCGGGGCCAGCCCTCTTTTGAGGGCCAGGCTGAGGGCGGAGGGGCCTGCCTAGGCCTGGCCACCACCCCCAGCTCCAGGGGCGTCAAGGTGGAAGCAGACCCGGCTAAAGTGGCCGTGCTGACCACGGTGTACTGCATGGCCAAGGAGGAAGTGCCTGACGACCGCTGCTCTGCCCTGCTTGAGCTGCAGAGATTCAACCTGTGCCAGGCGCTGCTGGGCACGGAGCACGGTGATTACTACAGCCCCAGGAGGGTGAGGGACATGCAG GTGGCCATCGCCAGTGTCTTGCACACAGAGGCCCGTCAGCGCCTGAAGGCATCCCCGTATGTGGGCCTGGTGTTGGACGAGACCAGGGACTGGTCTGAGTCCCACAGTCTGGCCTTGTTTGTCACTTCGGTGTCCCCCTGCGATGGCCAGCCTGCCACCACCTTTCTGGGCAGTGTGGAGCTACAGGAAGGCGAGGCCACTGCTGGCCAACTCCTGGACATCCTGCAGGCTTTCGGCGTGTCTGCATCCAAGCTGGCCTGGCTCAGCTCAAGCCTCCCCAGTGACCGCCTGGGGAGCGTGTGCCCGCAGCTCCGGGCCACCTGCCCACTGCTCACGGAGCTACACTGCCTCCCTGGCCGGACAGACCCCAAACCCCCTGCCTACCTAGGTGAATATGAAAGCGTACTGGATGCCCTATTCCGCCTGCACGGCGGCCCCAGTTCTCACGTGGTCCCCGAACTCAGGGCGGCACTGGACCTTGCAGCTATTGACTTGGCAGGACCACGGCCAGTGCCCTGGGCCTCCCTGCTGCCAGTGGTGGAAGCTGTGGCTGAGGCTTGGCCTTGCCTGGTGCCCACCCTGGAGGCCTCTGCCCCAGCCTCGCCTACCACAAGGGCGCTGGCCCTCGCCCTTCGCCAGTTCACCTTCGTGGCCTTCACCCACCTCCTGCTGGATGTTCTGCCCTCCGTGCAGAAGCTGGCCCTTGTCCTGCAGCCAGAGGAGCCGGATTTGGCCTTGCTGCAGCCTCTGGTGATGGCAGCTACAGCCTCCCTCCACGCACAGTGCAGTTCAG CAGGCCCGGCCTCCGGAGCCCCCAGCCCGCTGCTGGCCTCCCTGGCCCTGCCCGCCAGGCCTCTGCAGCCCCCGCTGGACTTCAAGCACTTGCTCACCTTCCACTTCAATGGCGCCACCCCGCTCAATCTCTTCCCCAACTTCAGCACG ATGGACCCGGTCCAGAAAGCTGTCATCAGCCACACATTTGGGGTCCCCTCTCCCCTGAAGAAGAAGCTCTTCATTTCCTGTAACATCTGTCACCTGAGATTCAACTCAGCG aacCAGGCCGAAGCACATTACAAAGGCCACAAACATGCCAGAAAACTCAAGGCTGTTGAAGCTGCCAAGAGCAAGCAGAGGCCTCAAACCCTGACCCAGGATGAGACGCTGGCGTCCCCCACCCCGACTCCAGCCGGTGGAGCCCCTGAAGAGCTGCGCAGCAAAG CAGTTCCTGCAGCCCCTCCTCCTGATCCCGAAATCCAGTCACCCCGGAGTCCAGAACCCACACCCAGGGAGCCGGTCCCCTCAGACCTCTTGGATgctgtctcctcttcctcctcttcgtCTTGCCCACCCTGCTCCCCAGAGCCTGGGCCAGAGGCCCCAGAGTCTGAACCGGCGGCAGCTGCTGTGGGAAGCGGTGTGAGTGGGGAAGGCAGGGGCGAGAAGGGGCGCCTCTACTGCGCCACATGTAAGGTGACCGTGAATTCCGCCTCCCAGCTTCAGGCTCACAACACAG GAGCCAAGCACCGGTGGATGGTGGAAGGTCAGCGGGGAGCTCCCCGCAGGGGCCGGGGCCGCACGGTGCCCCGGGGAGGAGCTGGACACAAGGCCAAGAGAGTGACAGGGGGCCGGGGGGGCCGGCAGGGGCCCAGCCCCCCATTCCACTGTGCTCTCTGTCAGCTCCAGGTCAACTCAGAGACCCAGCTCAAGCAG CACCTGAGCAGCAGGAGACACAAAGACCGTCTGGCTGGGAAGCCCCCCAAGCCCTCCAGCCAGCACAGCAAGCTGCAGAAGCACGCGGCACTGGCTGTGAATCTCCTCAAG